The Xanthomonas sp. CFBP 8443 genome has a window encoding:
- a CDS encoding D-tagatose-bisphosphate aldolase, class II, non-catalytic subunit produces the protein MHALLDLIARHRQGHAIGVTSICSAHPLVVEAGLRHAQRSGQALVLFEATCNQVNQDGGYTGMRPADFVAFVYAIADRVGFERGRIALGGDHLGPNPWTALDAAAAMDKAEVMVAAYVAAGFRKIHLDCSMACSGDPEPLPEAEIVRRAVRLCRAAEDAWAQAGGEAPVYVIGTEVPVPGGATEAIDGLALTTPDAALATIEAHRSAFAQAGLGDAWTRVIASVVQPGVEFDHHAVIDYDSGKARDLSQALTAVPGMVFEAHSTDYQTCAALDALVRDHFAILKVGPGLTFALREALWALDAIEREWIDATQRANLREVTVRRMQAAPGYWQRYYHGQGRGLAIDLQYSLSDRIRYYWPDAEIEQARARLFDNLRADPPPLPLLGQYLPHALHAIRTGTATRDPQSLVMAHVSAVLDDYHHACHAHDPS, from the coding sequence ATGCACGCTCTGCTCGACCTGATCGCGCGGCATCGGCAAGGCCACGCCATCGGCGTGACCTCGATCTGCTCGGCCCATCCCCTCGTCGTCGAAGCCGGACTGCGCCACGCGCAGCGCAGCGGCCAGGCGCTGGTGCTGTTCGAGGCGACCTGCAACCAGGTCAACCAGGACGGCGGCTACACCGGCATGCGCCCGGCCGACTTCGTCGCGTTCGTGTACGCCATCGCCGACCGCGTCGGCTTCGAACGCGGCCGCATCGCGCTGGGCGGCGACCATCTCGGCCCCAACCCGTGGACGGCGCTGGACGCCGCCGCGGCGATGGACAAGGCCGAGGTCATGGTGGCCGCGTACGTCGCCGCCGGCTTCCGCAAGATCCACCTGGACTGCTCGATGGCCTGCAGCGGCGATCCCGAGCCGCTGCCCGAAGCGGAGATCGTGCGCCGCGCGGTGCGCCTGTGCCGCGCCGCCGAAGACGCGTGGGCGCAGGCGGGCGGCGAAGCGCCGGTGTACGTGATCGGCACCGAGGTGCCGGTACCCGGCGGCGCCACCGAAGCGATCGACGGCCTGGCGCTGACCACGCCGGACGCGGCGCTGGCCACCATCGAAGCGCACCGCAGTGCGTTCGCGCAGGCCGGGCTGGGCGATGCCTGGACCCGCGTCATCGCCTCGGTGGTGCAACCGGGCGTGGAATTCGACCATCACGCGGTCATCGACTACGACAGCGGCAAGGCGCGCGACCTGAGCCAGGCGCTGACCGCCGTGCCGGGCATGGTGTTCGAGGCGCACTCCACCGACTACCAGACGTGCGCTGCGCTGGACGCGCTGGTGCGCGACCACTTCGCCATCCTCAAGGTCGGCCCCGGGCTGACCTTCGCCTTGCGCGAAGCGCTGTGGGCGCTGGACGCGATCGAACGCGAATGGATCGACGCCACGCAGCGCGCCAACCTGCGCGAGGTGACCGTGCGCCGCATGCAGGCCGCGCCCGGCTACTGGCAGCGCTACTACCACGGGCAGGGCCGCGGCCTGGCCATCGACCTGCAGTACAGCCTCAGCGACCGCATCCGCTACTACTGGCCGGATGCGGAGATCGAGCAGGCACGCGCGCGCCTGTTCGACAACCTGCGCGCCGATCCGCCGCCACTGCCGCTCCTCGGCCAGTATCTCCCCCACGCATTGCACGCCATCCGTACCGGGACCGCGACGCGCGATCCGCAGTCCCTGGTCATGGCCCACGTCAGTGCCGTTCTCGACGACTATCACCATGCATGCCATGCCCATGACCCCTCCTGA
- a CDS encoding DMT family transporter: MSAAPTPTARRRPWLVFALTTVVLWGLWGALSPLSAAHGFPDTLVYCVWALTMLPPALYLLWRNGWQLERSPRAIGYGLTIGLLGAGGQMLLFHTLTIGPAYFVFPIISLSPVVTIALSFLLLRERTGWQGTLGIVLALLALPLLDLSFGRGSGAGLGWFLQSLLIMLAWGVQAFFMKLANDSVRADSIFAYMTLGALLLAPVALAMTDWRQPINTGLDGPWMTAAIQLLNAVGAVTLVYAFRYGKAMVVAPLSNAGAPLVTAALALLFAGVVPGPLKAVGLVLALVASLLLVLEPERAPQPQPPSPP; encoded by the coding sequence ATGAGCGCGGCACCGACGCCGACCGCGCGGCGCCGCCCCTGGCTGGTCTTCGCCCTGACCACGGTGGTGCTGTGGGGATTGTGGGGCGCGCTGTCGCCGCTGTCGGCGGCGCACGGCTTCCCCGACACGCTGGTGTACTGCGTGTGGGCGCTGACCATGCTGCCGCCGGCGCTGTACCTGCTGTGGCGCAACGGCTGGCAGCTGGAGCGCTCGCCCAGGGCGATCGGCTACGGCCTGACCATCGGCCTGCTCGGCGCCGGCGGGCAGATGCTGCTGTTCCACACGCTGACCATCGGCCCGGCGTACTTCGTGTTCCCGATCATCTCGCTGTCGCCGGTGGTGACCATCGCGCTGTCGTTCCTGCTGCTGCGCGAGCGCACCGGCTGGCAGGGCACGCTGGGCATCGTGCTGGCGCTGCTGGCCCTGCCGCTGCTGGACCTGTCGTTCGGCCGCGGCAGCGGCGCCGGGCTGGGCTGGTTCCTGCAGTCGCTGCTGATCATGCTGGCGTGGGGCGTGCAGGCCTTCTTCATGAAGCTGGCCAACGACAGCGTGCGCGCGGACAGCATCTTCGCCTACATGACGCTCGGCGCCCTGCTGCTGGCGCCGGTGGCGCTGGCGATGACCGACTGGCGGCAGCCGATCAACACCGGGCTGGACGGGCCGTGGATGACCGCCGCCATCCAGCTGCTCAACGCGGTGGGCGCGGTGACCCTGGTCTACGCCTTCCGCTACGGCAAGGCCATGGTCGTGGCGCCGCTGAGCAATGCCGGCGCACCGCTGGTCACCGCGGCGCTGGCGCTGCTGTTCGCCGGCGTCGTGCCCGGTCCGCTGAAGGCGGTCGGCCTGGTGCTGGCGCTGGTCGCCTCGCTGCTGCTGGTGCTCGAACCCGAGCGCGCGCCGCAACCGCAACCGCCCTCTCCCCCCTGA
- a CDS encoding alpha-galactosidase gives MSPIGRRSVLKYVVGSVAGAAAWSVAPWARSAEPVGATAADGKPAIADAVLSLAFDRRMHTRLSSRGKPLTAYQPSEALLLADGSELTDFALTGQQTHALDDPRHGRGRQTVFTGRAAKAGVEKQVAVSLFDALPGLALLQVRYRNLGMSALQVAGWRNGAHELPAVAGGFWSFSGATHTDRRDWVQPLGDGFAQRNTLAMESSDYGGGTPVANLWRRDVGIAVGHVELVPRPLDMPVRRTAAGAAIAIESAQATTLAPGQELVTERTLLAVHSGDFFAPLQQYQAFMRAEGIEGPRPPDSAFAPIWCAWGYERDFNVQQIFATLPKARELGFEWAVLDDGWQTNEGDWKIDRRKFPRGDADMRAFTAEVRKHGMRPRLWLAPLAADPGSDVLHDHVDMLLLDKEGAFQTVTWWNALTQCPAYQPTIDFYVALVKKAIGDWGFEGIKLDGQHLNAVAPCYNPAHHHASPNDSVVGLAKFWDAIYRAAHQANPQAVVELCPCGTAFAFHNLPATDQYPSSDPLSSWQVRSKGKSIKALIGARSSYAGDHVELSDNRDDFASSVGIGAVISSKFTWPKDTDHPSVPLPPGGFVLTSEREALWRKWVELYKTHMLPKGEYLGTLYDIGFDKPEAHAIRKDGAQYYTFYAPQWDGKVELRGLAPGRWQVRDLFNERDLGIVDAAHAFLPARFERFLLLQATPARDPA, from the coding sequence ATGTCCCCGATTGGACGCCGCAGTGTCTTGAAGTACGTCGTCGGCAGCGTGGCCGGCGCTGCCGCATGGAGTGTGGCGCCCTGGGCACGCTCGGCCGAACCCGTCGGCGCGACCGCCGCCGACGGCAAGCCGGCGATCGCCGATGCGGTGCTGTCCCTCGCCTTCGACCGGCGCATGCACACGCGGCTGTCCTCGCGCGGCAAGCCGCTGACCGCCTACCAGCCCAGCGAAGCGCTGCTGCTGGCCGACGGCAGCGAACTCACCGACTTCGCGCTGACCGGCCAGCAAACGCATGCGCTGGACGATCCGCGCCATGGCCGCGGCCGGCAGACCGTGTTCACCGGCCGCGCGGCCAAGGCCGGCGTGGAGAAGCAGGTGGCGGTGAGCCTGTTCGACGCGCTGCCCGGCCTGGCGCTGCTGCAGGTGCGCTATCGCAACCTGGGCATGAGCGCATTGCAGGTGGCCGGCTGGCGCAACGGCGCGCACGAACTGCCGGCCGTCGCCGGCGGCTTCTGGAGTTTCTCCGGTGCCACCCACACCGACCGCCGCGATTGGGTGCAGCCGCTCGGCGACGGCTTCGCGCAACGCAACACGCTGGCGATGGAGTCCTCCGACTACGGCGGCGGCACGCCGGTGGCCAATCTCTGGCGCCGCGATGTCGGCATCGCCGTGGGCCACGTCGAGCTGGTGCCGCGCCCGCTGGACATGCCGGTGCGCCGTACCGCCGCGGGCGCGGCGATCGCCATCGAATCGGCGCAGGCGACGACGCTGGCGCCCGGCCAGGAACTGGTGACCGAGCGCACCCTGCTGGCGGTGCACAGCGGCGATTTCTTCGCCCCGCTGCAGCAGTACCAGGCGTTCATGCGCGCCGAGGGCATCGAAGGCCCGCGCCCGCCGGACTCGGCGTTCGCGCCGATCTGGTGCGCCTGGGGCTACGAGCGCGACTTCAACGTGCAGCAGATCTTCGCCACGCTGCCCAAGGCGCGCGAACTCGGCTTCGAATGGGCGGTGCTGGACGACGGCTGGCAGACCAACGAAGGCGACTGGAAGATCGACCGGCGCAAGTTCCCGCGCGGCGATGCCGACATGCGCGCGTTCACCGCCGAAGTGCGCAAGCACGGCATGCGCCCGCGCCTGTGGCTGGCGCCGCTGGCCGCCGATCCCGGCAGCGATGTGCTGCACGACCACGTGGACATGCTGCTGCTGGACAAGGAAGGCGCCTTCCAGACCGTGACCTGGTGGAACGCGCTGACCCAGTGCCCGGCCTACCAGCCGACCATCGACTTCTACGTGGCGCTGGTGAAGAAGGCCATCGGCGACTGGGGCTTCGAAGGCATCAAGCTCGACGGCCAGCATCTCAACGCGGTCGCGCCCTGCTACAACCCCGCGCACCACCACGCCAGCCCGAACGATTCGGTCGTGGGCCTGGCCAAGTTCTGGGATGCGATCTATCGCGCCGCGCACCAGGCCAATCCGCAGGCGGTGGTGGAACTGTGCCCGTGCGGCACCGCGTTCGCGTTCCACAACCTGCCGGCCACCGACCAGTACCCGTCCTCGGACCCGCTGTCGTCGTGGCAGGTGCGCAGCAAGGGCAAGTCGATCAAGGCGCTGATCGGCGCGCGCAGCAGCTACGCCGGCGATCATGTGGAACTGTCGGACAACCGCGACGATTTCGCCTCCAGCGTCGGCATCGGCGCGGTGATCTCCAGCAAGTTCACCTGGCCCAAGGACACCGACCATCCGTCGGTGCCGCTGCCGCCGGGCGGTTTCGTGCTGACGTCCGAGCGCGAAGCGCTGTGGCGCAAGTGGGTGGAGTTGTACAAGACCCACATGCTGCCCAAGGGCGAGTACCTGGGCACGCTGTACGACATCGGTTTCGACAAGCCCGAAGCGCATGCGATTCGCAAGGACGGCGCGCAGTACTACACGTTCTATGCGCCGCAGTGGGACGGCAAGGTCGAGCTGCGCGGCCTGGCGCCCGGCCGCTGGCAGGTGCGCGATCTGTTCAACGAACGCGACCTCGGCATCGTCGATGCCGCGCATGCGTTCCTGCCCGCGCGCTTCGAGCGTTTCCTGCTCCTGCAGGCCACGCCGGCCAGGGATCCGGCATGA
- a CDS encoding amidohydrolase has protein sequence MKTVLILFGVPLAIALLGGVPAAHAQSGAKRANVADAPYAMEDFAKVRKYDAHVHANRADHAFLEQARADNFELLSINVDYPDFPSIERQHRDALILAKADPARFHWATTFSMRGYATPGWRKRVDAGLDQAVREGARAVKVWKNIGMVEKDAQGRLIMLDDPGLAPVAEHIRALGVPLIAHQGEPYNCWLPLQQMTTNNDREYFAKHPQYHMYLHPEMPSHAALMAARDRFVGAHPQLRVVGAHMASLEYDVDRLAEFLDRFPNATVDLAARMSQVQYQSNRDRAKVRDFFIRYQDRLLYGTDLTYAPDADPAQFRAEAHGVWQSDWRYLATDESQRIAVLEADVPGLALPRTVIDKIYYRNALREFAAAKTAAQ, from the coding sequence ATGAAGACCGTCCTGATCCTGTTCGGCGTTCCGCTGGCCATCGCCCTGCTGGGCGGCGTGCCGGCGGCGCATGCGCAATCCGGCGCGAAGCGCGCCAACGTGGCCGACGCGCCCTACGCGATGGAAGATTTCGCCAAGGTCCGCAAGTACGACGCGCATGTCCATGCCAACCGCGCCGACCACGCCTTCCTCGAACAGGCGCGCGCCGACAATTTCGAACTGCTCTCGATCAACGTCGACTATCCGGATTTCCCCAGCATCGAGCGGCAGCACCGCGATGCGCTGATCCTGGCCAAGGCCGATCCGGCGCGCTTCCACTGGGCGACGACGTTCTCGATGCGCGGCTACGCCACGCCCGGATGGCGCAAGCGCGTCGATGCCGGCCTCGACCAGGCGGTGCGCGAAGGCGCGCGCGCGGTGAAGGTGTGGAAGAACATCGGCATGGTGGAGAAGGACGCGCAGGGCAGGCTGATCATGCTCGACGATCCCGGCCTGGCGCCGGTCGCCGAGCACATCCGCGCACTGGGCGTGCCGCTGATCGCGCACCAGGGCGAGCCCTACAACTGCTGGCTGCCGCTGCAGCAGATGACCACCAACAACGACCGCGAGTATTTCGCCAAGCATCCGCAGTACCACATGTACCTGCATCCGGAGATGCCCTCGCATGCCGCGCTGATGGCCGCGCGCGACCGCTTCGTCGGCGCGCATCCGCAGCTGCGGGTGGTCGGTGCGCACATGGCCAGCCTCGAATACGACGTCGACCGGCTGGCGGAGTTCCTGGACCGCTTTCCCAACGCCACGGTCGACCTGGCCGCGCGCATGAGCCAGGTGCAGTACCAGTCCAACCGCGACCGGGCCAAGGTGCGCGACTTCTTTATCCGCTATCAGGACCGCCTGCTGTACGGCACCGACCTGACCTACGCGCCGGACGCGGACCCGGCGCAGTTCCGCGCCGAAGCGCACGGCGTCTGGCAATCGGACTGGCGCTATCTGGCCACCGACGAGAGCCAGCGCATCGCCGTGCTGGAGGCCGACGTGCCTGGCCTGGCGCTGCCGCGCACGGTGATCGACAAGATCTACTACCGCAATGCGCTGCGCGAATTCGCCGCGGCCAAGACCGCTGCGCAATAG
- a CDS encoding DeoR/GlpR family DNA-binding transcription regulator, with amino-acid sequence MSVTRDTSQRRLQISELVRQHGSVQVSALAQQFGVSLQTVRKDLRYLAERGVMARAYGGGIDSSAVNAGPAEPHYDAKRTVHLEEKRRIGRRAAAMVQPGNTIAIDSGTTAIQLAEALPDIDVTVVTNDFGVLTALSPKTHINLVMLGGELRRKNMAFYGGLTVEALDALHVDLLFLGVDGFDLERGITTHYEPEAMLNRKMVEAARAVIAITDSSKFGKICLHRIIPVSELDALITDTGAPEDVAQACQALGVDLVRA; translated from the coding sequence ATGTCCGTCACCCGCGACACCAGCCAGCGCCGTCTCCAGATCAGCGAATTGGTTCGCCAGCACGGCAGCGTGCAGGTCTCCGCCCTGGCGCAGCAATTCGGGGTGAGCCTGCAGACCGTGCGCAAGGATCTGCGCTATTTGGCCGAACGCGGGGTCATGGCGCGCGCCTACGGCGGCGGCATCGACAGCAGCGCGGTCAACGCCGGGCCGGCCGAACCGCATTACGACGCCAAGCGCACCGTGCACCTGGAGGAAAAGCGGCGCATCGGCCGGCGCGCGGCGGCGATGGTGCAGCCGGGCAACACCATCGCCATCGATTCGGGCACCACCGCGATCCAGCTGGCCGAAGCGTTGCCGGACATCGACGTGACCGTGGTCACCAACGACTTCGGCGTGCTGACCGCGCTCAGCCCCAAGACCCACATCAACCTGGTGATGCTGGGCGGCGAACTGCGGCGCAAGAACATGGCCTTCTATGGCGGGCTGACGGTGGAAGCGCTGGACGCGCTGCACGTGGACCTGCTGTTCCTGGGCGTGGACGGTTTCGACCTGGAGCGCGGCATCACCACCCACTACGAACCCGAGGCGATGCTCAATCGCAAGATGGTGGAGGCGGCGCGCGCGGTCATCGCCATCACCGACAGCTCCAAGTTCGGCAAGATCTGCCTGCACCGGATCATCCCGGTCTCGGAGCTGGACGCGCTGATCACCGACACCGGCGCGCCGGAGGACGTTGCCCAGGCCTGCCAGGCGCTGGGCGTGGATCTGGTGCGCGCCTGA
- a CDS encoding TonB-dependent receptor → MNAVRPHRHSLFHAIALALLMPATAWSQDAAPSSSQLQPAPGSATSNAETSQNPVDLETIQVTGVRAALARSTELKRDAATVQDSISALELGRFPDDNVADSLSHITGVSISRTAGGEGQKVSVRGLGPEYTLTTFNGRILATDGAGRDFAYDVLPADVISGADVVKGAQSVLTEGAIGGLINLRSASPFDQKGQHAIVRAEGDRNQMSELNGRKLSAAYSNTFLDDTFGVLLGVVYAERKDRTDIAGNDGGWTRNPDPSDPTWGGNAWGGNIDPNGNGELDPDEYGLIAPGQFRVGSILEDKKRRAFSGKFEWRPNDDVRIVVDGLKTRLDSPQVSYQQSYYPLFAPGRWSDITVQNGIVTGLTLDNPDPELRMNPEILNQTEHRVVDTDLYGINGQWKASDSLTLTGDLYRSTSKRYSGGQDTYVVLRMNQPNTTRITLGRNAVPNVTASFDDGRDLATGLANGQFTDTDFNTHYMELRGDNIADEITGGTLGGKLYVGQWGVDNLHFGMTRTERSKRRDLINNTLNGGADYYSGDNAINVGALGGNVLDHTFALPHFMDKVGSTFPRTFLAFDVPNYLAQLQAYDGNPRQDGSTYDYALAAPQWNPLESYRVEEKTNAFYVQADLSGERWNADVGVRLVKTRTRAQAWDAKILSITENGAFNYTAEYAEPTPIVQDGDYTFVLPSGNFTWRFSDDLLLRAGAAKTMARPSVDKLAPTNTTASVSWGEFTQIYGGNVNLKPYSAKQGDLSLEWYFAEQSIANVAVFYKRIENQITTSWEPNQDIGVPGHLFNVMRPINGDYAKVRGIEAGLQHFWDNGLGFRAQYTRNWSRSWVNGEERPLEGIAPAVYSLGVMYEKGPWSIGATADHTDGFVTAVNVLGAGYNEQADKITWLTAHVSYEVNDMLSLSLEGQNLLDDEQTYSINGNPLLSQGYSRYGRAFTLGLSLRF, encoded by the coding sequence GTGAACGCCGTTCGTCCGCATCGCCACAGCCTGTTCCATGCCATCGCCCTTGCCCTGCTGATGCCGGCCACGGCCTGGTCCCAGGACGCCGCTCCGTCGTCGTCGCAACTGCAGCCGGCACCGGGCAGCGCCACCAGCAACGCCGAGACCAGCCAGAATCCGGTCGACCTGGAGACGATCCAGGTCACCGGCGTGCGCGCCGCCCTGGCGCGTTCCACCGAACTCAAGCGCGACGCGGCGACGGTGCAGGATTCGATCAGCGCGCTGGAGCTGGGCCGCTTCCCCGACGACAACGTGGCCGATTCGCTCAGCCACATCACCGGCGTGTCGATCAGCCGCACCGCCGGCGGCGAAGGGCAGAAGGTCAGCGTGCGCGGGCTCGGCCCGGAGTACACGCTCACCACCTTCAACGGCCGCATCCTGGCCACCGACGGCGCCGGGCGCGATTTCGCCTACGACGTGCTGCCGGCCGACGTGATCAGCGGCGCCGACGTGGTCAAGGGCGCGCAATCGGTGCTGACCGAAGGCGCGATCGGCGGCCTGATCAACCTGCGCTCGGCCAGCCCGTTCGACCAGAAGGGCCAGCATGCGATCGTCCGCGCCGAAGGCGACCGCAACCAGATGTCCGAACTCAACGGCCGCAAGCTGTCGGCGGCCTACAGCAACACCTTCCTCGACGACACGTTCGGCGTGCTGCTGGGCGTGGTCTACGCCGAGCGCAAGGACCGCACCGACATCGCCGGCAACGACGGCGGCTGGACCCGCAACCCCGACCCGAGCGACCCGACCTGGGGCGGCAACGCCTGGGGCGGCAATATCGATCCCAACGGCAACGGCGAGCTGGATCCGGACGAATACGGGCTGATCGCACCTGGCCAGTTCCGCGTCGGCTCGATCCTGGAGGACAAGAAGCGCCGCGCCTTCTCCGGCAAGTTCGAGTGGCGGCCGAACGACGACGTACGCATCGTCGTCGACGGGCTCAAGACCCGCCTCGATTCGCCGCAGGTGTCCTACCAGCAGTCGTACTACCCGTTGTTCGCGCCGGGGCGCTGGTCGGACATCACCGTGCAGAACGGCATCGTCACCGGCCTCACCCTGGACAACCCGGATCCGGAGCTGCGCATGAACCCGGAGATCCTCAATCAGACCGAACACCGGGTGGTCGACACCGACCTGTACGGCATCAACGGGCAATGGAAGGCCAGCGACAGCCTGACCCTGACCGGCGACCTGTACCGCTCCACCTCCAAGCGCTATTCCGGCGGCCAGGACACCTACGTGGTGCTGCGCATGAATCAGCCCAACACCACCCGCATCACCCTGGGCCGCAACGCCGTGCCCAACGTCACCGCCAGTTTCGACGATGGCCGCGACCTCGCCACCGGCCTGGCCAACGGCCAGTTCACCGACACCGACTTCAACACGCACTACATGGAACTGCGCGGCGACAACATCGCTGACGAGATCACCGGCGGCACCCTCGGCGGCAAGCTGTACGTCGGCCAGTGGGGCGTGGACAACCTGCACTTCGGGATGACCCGCACCGAACGCAGCAAGCGCCGCGACCTGATCAACAACACCCTCAACGGCGGCGCCGACTACTATTCCGGCGACAACGCGATCAACGTCGGCGCGCTGGGCGGCAACGTGCTCGATCACACCTTCGCCCTGCCGCATTTCATGGACAAGGTGGGCTCCACGTTCCCGCGCACGTTCCTGGCCTTCGACGTGCCCAACTACCTGGCCCAGTTGCAGGCCTACGACGGCAACCCGCGCCAGGACGGCAGCACCTACGACTACGCGCTGGCCGCGCCGCAGTGGAACCCGCTGGAAAGCTACCGGGTCGAGGAGAAGACCAACGCCTTCTATGTGCAGGCCGACCTGTCCGGCGAGCGCTGGAACGCCGATGTCGGCGTGCGCCTGGTCAAGACCCGCACCCGCGCCCAGGCCTGGGACGCGAAGATCCTCAGCATCACCGAGAACGGTGCGTTCAACTACACCGCCGAGTACGCCGAGCCGACCCCGATCGTGCAGGACGGCGACTACACCTTCGTGCTGCCGTCGGGCAACTTCACCTGGCGCTTCAGCGACGACCTGCTGCTGCGCGCGGGCGCGGCCAAGACCATGGCGCGCCCCTCGGTGGACAAGCTGGCACCGACCAACACCACCGCCAGCGTGTCCTGGGGCGAGTTCACCCAGATCTACGGCGGCAACGTCAACCTCAAGCCCTACAGCGCCAAGCAGGGCGACCTGTCGCTGGAGTGGTACTTCGCCGAACAGTCCATCGCCAACGTGGCGGTGTTCTACAAGCGCATCGAAAACCAGATCACCACCAGTTGGGAGCCGAACCAGGACATCGGCGTGCCGGGCCACCTGTTCAACGTGATGCGGCCGATCAACGGCGACTACGCCAAGGTGCGCGGCATCGAGGCTGGCCTGCAGCACTTCTGGGACAACGGCCTGGGCTTCCGCGCGCAGTACACCCGCAACTGGTCGCGCAGCTGGGTCAACGGCGAGGAGCGCCCGTTGGAAGGCATCGCGCCGGCGGTGTACTCGCTCGGGGTGATGTACGAGAAGGGGCCGTGGTCGATCGGCGCCACCGCCGACCACACCGACGGCTTCGTCACCGCGGTCAACGTGCTGGGCGCCGGCTACAACGAACAGGCCGACAAGATCACCTGGCTGACCGCGCACGTGTCCTACGAAGTCAACGACATGCTGAGCCTCAGCCTGGAAGGCCAGAACCTGCTGGACGACGAGCAGACCTACAGCATCAACGGCAACCCGCTGCTGTCGCAGGGCTACTCCCGCTATGGCCGCGCCTTCACCCTGGGCCTGAGCCTGCGGTTCTGA
- a CDS encoding transglycosylase domain-containing protein, translating to MKRIAASALTAVAALLLVAIAAFACYDMVAFQPRRAEIQALLQRAPAQDRDPPALIRRYILASHQADYPPTAAVARMLLARLDVSRDEGMLAWHARTVLWDRLVWLHLSQDEIMALYTTLSYNGSGYGLSQLSQRLYAKPLSALSEPEAATVVAILWSPGLHLSDRSRLDRRRDLLMARVRAAR from the coding sequence ATGAAACGCATCGCAGCATCGGCATTGACTGCGGTCGCGGCGCTCTTGCTGGTGGCGATCGCCGCATTCGCCTGCTACGACATGGTGGCGTTCCAGCCGCGCCGAGCGGAGATTCAGGCGCTGCTGCAGCGCGCTCCAGCGCAGGATCGCGATCCGCCGGCATTGATTCGCCGCTACATCCTTGCGTCGCACCAAGCCGATTACCCGCCTACCGCAGCCGTCGCCCGCATGCTGCTGGCGCGCCTGGATGTATCGCGCGATGAAGGCATGCTCGCCTGGCATGCGCGCACGGTGCTCTGGGATCGACTGGTCTGGCTGCACCTGTCGCAGGACGAGATCATGGCGCTGTATACCACCTTGTCCTACAACGGCTCTGGCTATGGCCTCAGCCAGCTGTCGCAGCGGCTGTACGCGAAACCGTTGAGTGCGCTGTCCGAGCCCGAAGCGGCCACGGTCGTTGCGATTCTCTGGTCGCCTGGCCTGCACCTGAGCGACAGGTCGCGCCTGGATCGGCGACGGGACCTCTTGATGGCAAGAGTACGGGCTGCACGTTGA